One Micromonas commoda chromosome 5, complete sequence genomic window, gtcgccctggacgaggagcgcgagtaCGGCGGAGAGATATTCAAGGGGCACAACCGCGTGTGCGAGCTGCCCCCGTGGCTCAACGTGCAGATGGTTCGATTCTTCTGGAAGATGCCCGGAGCCAACGACCCGGCTGACGCCACCGGCCAGAAGGCTAAGATTCTCCGCGCCGTCACCTTCCCCGTGCTCCTCGACATGTACGAGCACTGCACGGACGAGtacaaggcggcgctcgatcCCGCGAGGGCTGCGAAGATCAAGAAGGAGGaagcggacgcggaggctcgaCTGCGAGCCgacccgagggcgaggctggcggcggaggtggccgcgggcaccgccgaggctgccgacgccgccgcgagggagctcgaggagaaggaaaaggagaaggcggcggcggctgggggCGAATCGGGGGGCGAGCTCGCGATGGACGTGGACTCGTCGGGTATCGAACCGGGGACCCGGCCCACGGGATTTTACGAGTTACACGCCGTGCTGACGCACAAGGGGCGATCCGCGGATTCCGGGCACTACGTCGCGTGGGTGCGGAACAAGGACGACTCGTGGACGGAGTTCGACGATCACCAGCCCAATCCGAAGAAGCTGGACGACATCCTCGCGCTCAAGGGTGGGGGCGACCACCACATGGGATACCTCCTCATGTACAAGGCGCAGTACATCTGAAAGCGACGCGTCTAATAAAGGTGACGAGTCGAGAGCTCGTCCCGTCCTTTTGAAATCACATCAACCATTCTTTGTTGACGTTCGTTCATCACGCCATCGGGTTGCTCATCATGCGCCGCCCCGCGAACTTcttcctcgcgtcgtccgaccCTTCTCTCCGACGCGCTGTGAGCATCCTCGGCCGCACCACCTCTGGGTCGATGGGCGGCAACCTGCCGGAATCATCGTCCCCGCTGGAACTATCGCCGGcgtccctcgacggcggcgcggggagttTGAACCCGCCCTCGTCTCCGCTCGACGAGTCCCCGCTCGATGAGtcccctcgccctcgtctcCCCCTCGCCATCACGATCGCGCCGTTGGGGTTTCCGCGCGAGTGGTCCTCGAGGTTCAAGGGGTCGCGCAAGATGTACTTTGGAAGGACGTAATTGAACCCCCGCAGATCGACGCAGAGCGTCATGTCGGGCTTCGCCACGACGATGGGATGTCGCAAGACCATCGAATGCGCCAAAACGAGGTCGCCCGGCATCTTAACACGCGTCCCGTCCCTCGTTTCCCACTTGGGGAGCATCGCCTCTGAGGCTCGCTTGAGCACTCCCCAAATCTCTCGGTCGCCCCCGCTCGAATGGGCGCTCGCCCAAAACTCCAAGCGcttggcgtcgatgtcggACTGCGTGGGGTTGGCGCCGGTCTTCTTGTCCTTGACCACGTACGGCTTCGGCCGGGCGAAGTTCGGGTAatgcgtcgcgcccgtcagcAGGTGCTTCGTCTTGGACTTGACCGCTTTGGCGTACTCTGCGTGGTCCTCCTCGTGCGCATTCGGGAACAGGCACTCCAGGCACCTGAGAAGAAGATTGCGCGACatggtcgtcggcgacgaacggATCGAGCgatacgcgcgcgcgagtcgggCTCGGGTCGAGGTCCGAACCGCGGCTCGAGGCTCTTCAGGCCCCGTCACCTATGGTTCGGGTCGAGACAAAATTTGACGAGCAAGTAACAACGTGAAAATGTTCGAATCTGGTGATGATACAACTCGCGGCTGCGCGCGACTACTCGCACGCGCGTGGAAGCCTTCACTCACATGGTCAGGTCCATGATCGCGGACACGGCGTCTCCGTCgttcgccttgagcgcgtcgatcgccttgCCGCGGGACACACCCGCCCGTGTCatgacgagctcgacgtcctcgggctcgaAGCCGTTTTCGCCAAAATCGCGCCGTCCTTTGATGGCGCTATACCTTCGGTCTCGTCCCCTCTCGTTCGTCTCTGTTTCCCCGTTAGCGACGTCCCCTTCGAGGTCCGACACGGCCGATAGCACGCTGCTCCCCGCGTCGcttcccgcgtcgtcgtcgacgtccaccgcgtaccctcgcggcgcggctgcgagccgcgggctcgacgcaTCCGCCTGCTCGTggtccagctgtgcgccgctcctcctcggggggTTTGGCTCGAAGCAGACGTTCGAGGGATCCCGGAGCACCCACTTGGGTATGTCGTACTTCGCTCCCATCGTGTCGTAGCAGACGGTCATGTCGGgcttggcgacgatgacgtcggcgctctcgaTGACCGCGTAGCACAGGGCCAAGTCTCCGTGCGGTCGCAgcatcgtctccgcggcCATCTTCAGCGCCGCCCATATCTCGGCGCTGCCCCCGTAGGACGGCTGGGTGTCCCAGAACTCCCGACGCTtatcgtcgagctcggcagACGTCGGATCGTTGCCGTCGGGGTCGCTGAGACGGTACGACGAGGGcctcgcgaagcgcgggTAATGCGTCGCGCCGTTCACGGGGTGCTTCGTCTTGCTTCGGATGGCCTCGTACAGTAGCGGGTCCTGGGGGGCGGACACCATGCACCCCATCGCGCTGAACTGTACGGCGGAAACGAtgcccgcgagggcgcggcggcggcggcggcggcggcggcggcgctcgcttCGCCGTGCGGCGTCGAGAGGCCCGAGAGCGCCTCGACCTCTCCGACGAGTCGAACGAATATCCAGCAAAATATCCTCTTCTGCGACGGACGtggctcgagcgcctcggaaAACTCGACAGCGTGGCAGCGCCCGCGCACacggagcgcgcgcatcctcggcggctgcgagcGCGTAACGGCTGCGAGGCATGGGTAACTCGCAGGGAACCCCGCGTCCGAGCGACggatcgtcgcccgcgccctcgcccgcggtcgccggcgcgtctcAGATGGCCGGCCAACCCTGCGCGGCGGGCTTCGGgccggacgacggcggcgattgcCCGGTGCCCGAGGAGTACCGCGGCAGGCACGGCGTCTTCAACGTCTACAACCAGCGCATCGACGACCCGGGGTccccgtcgccatcctccgcgacgtccgccgagggacccgggggatcgagcgcgtcgacgagggcgggcgGATGGTTCGGGTggttccgcggcggctcgtcgtcgtcgtcgtcgtcgtcgtcgtcgtcggccagggggtacggcgacgtcgtcatcgacCCGCGGAACAACATGCCCACCAACCCCCGGCAGCACATGGCCCCGGGCCAGCGCCGCCCCATATCCACCGATCGGCAGAGGTCCACCATCCCAAAGTCGGGAGCCGGCTCCACCTGGGTCTACCCATCGCCGCAGATGTTCTACAACTCGCTCGTGCGCAAGGGCAAAGCCGACGACTGCACCGAGGACGACATGGCCTCCGTCGTGGCCGTCCACAACGGCATGAACGAGGACACGTGGCGTAGGGTCCTCACCTGGGAACGGCTGCACAGGGACGAGTGCGCCAACCCGATGCTCCTGAGGTTTCGCGGCCGACCCGATGACTGGTCGCCGCTGGCGTACGCGCGATACCTCTTATCCGCGGGCAAAGACAAACCTTTCGACAGGCACGACTGGTGGATAGACAGGAACGGGAGGCAGGTTCGGTACGTCATCGACTATTACTTcgacgaggccaaggccgGGACGCCCGGGCAGTTCGACCTGGTGGtgaggcccgcggcggacagCGCGGAGAGCGTGCTGGACAGGGTGAAGATGACGGTGTACGTGGGATGCGCGCTCGTGGGGATACCGTGCCCAATCACCGGAAACAACTCGGAGATTGGGAGCGAGGCCAGGG contains:
- a CDS encoding predicted protein → MSRNLLLRCLECLFPNAHEEDHAEYAKAVKSKTKHLLTGATHYPNFARPKPYVVKDKKTGANPTQSDIDAKRLEFWASAHSSGGDREIWGVLKRASEAMLPKWETRDGTRVKMPGDLVLAHSMVLRHPIVVAKPDMTLCVDLRGFNYVLPKYILRDPLNLEDHSRGNPNGAIVMARGRRGRGDSSSGDSSSGDEGGFKLPAPPSRDAGDSSSGDDDSGRLPPIDPEVVRPRMLTARRREGSDDARKKFAGRRMMSNPMA
- a CDS encoding predicted protein, producing the protein MGCMVSAPQDPLLYEAIRSKTKHPVNGATHYPRFARPSSYRLSDPDGNDPTSAELDDKRREFWDTQPSYGGSAEIWAALKMAAETMLRPHGDLALCYAVIESADVIVAKPDMTVCYDTMGAKYDIPKWVLRDPSNVCFEPNPPRRSGAQLDHEQADASSPRLAAAPRGYAVDVDDDAGSDAGSSVLSAVSDLEGDVANGETETNERGRDRRYSAIKGRRDFGENGFEPEDVELVMTRAGVSRGKAIDALKANDGDAVSAIMDLTM
- a CDS encoding predicted protein, which translates into the protein IDPRNNMPTNPRQHMAPGQRRPISTDRQRSTIPKSGAGSTWVYPSPQMFYNSLVRKGKADDCTEDDMASVVAVHNGMNEDTWRRVLTWERLHRDECANPMLLRFRGRPDDWSPLAYARYLLSAGKDKPFDRHDWWIDRNGRQVRYVIDYYFDEAKAGTPGQFDLVVRPAADSAESVLDRVKM